The proteins below come from a single Triticum aestivum cultivar Chinese Spring chromosome 5D, IWGSC CS RefSeq v2.1, whole genome shotgun sequence genomic window:
- the LOC123124896 gene encoding alpha carbonic anhydrase 7, producing METARRRRAGAAGPAFASAILVIFAFSCVESKPARARTPEHAPGPASAPAHAPGSAPEPAHGPHPAVASHALFNYKDKDPTGPDKWAKLNKGWAACGDGKKQSPIDICKVEINKDMGPLDQAYKSSACTLENRGHDFILQWKGGNGKLTIEKKDYVLQQVHWHVPSEHTVNGTRFDMELHMVHEDSSKARAVISVLYSTKEAGDPDKTLTDLAPYFKRLAGKYNEDEDVKEPVDPSVWVDKASSYYRYDGSLTTPPCTEGVLWNILSKVKHVSKKHIKMMESVSEKPQPNARPAQKMNDRVVRYFEGKEAKD from the exons ATGGAgacggctcgccggagacgtgcTGGAGCCGCCGGCCCTGCCTTCGCTTCGGCCATCCTTGTGATCTTCGCCTTCTCATGTGTGGAATCTAAACCGGCGCGGGCGCGAACGCCAGAGCATGCGCCTGGACCGGCGTCGGCACCTGCCCATGCGCCTGGGTCGGCGCCGGAGCCTGCCCATGGGCCTCATCCGGCGGTAGCCTCTC ATGCTCTGTTCAACTACAAGGACAAAGACCCAACTGGTCCCGACAAATGGGCCAAGCTGAATAAGGGCTGGGCTGCCTGTGGCGACGGCAAGAAGCAGTCCCCGATCGACATCTGCAAAGTGGAGATCAACAAGGACATGGGCCCTCTAGACCAGGCCTACAAGTCAAGCGCATGCACACTGGaaaaccgcgggcacgacttcATC CTGCAATGGAAAGGTGGGAATGGCAAGTTGACGATCGAGAAGAAGGATTACGTGCTCCAGCAGGTACACTGGCACGTACCCTCGGAGCACACCGTCAATGGCACCAG GTTCGACATGGAGTTGCACATGGTTCACGAGGACTCCAGCAAGGCGCGCGCCGTCATCTCCGTGCTCTACTCCACCAAAGAGGCCGGCGACCCCGACAAGACGCTGACTGAT CTGGCGCCGTATTTCAAGAGGCTCGCCGGCAAGTACAACGAGGACGAGGATGTGAAGGAGCCCGTTGATCCGTCCGTCTGGGTCGACAAGGCCTCGAGCTACTACAGATACGACGGCTCCCTCACCACTCCGCCTTGCACCGAAGGGGTTCTTTGGAACATCCTCAGCAAG GTGAAACACGTGTCAAAAAAGCATATCAAGATGATGGAGTCGGTGAGCGAG AAACCTCAGCCAAATGCCCGGCCGGCTCAGAAAATGAATGATCGAGTTGTTCGCTACTTCGAAGGCAAAGAAGCAAAAGATTGA
- the LOC123124897 gene encoding mitochondrial phosphate carrier protein 3, mitochondrial, translating to MASRQSLLPSFLYAASSGAAMPDGRGAPVVARAPSEPPFGKIDMFSPAYYAACGFGGAAACGLTHAAVTPLDVIKCNIQIDPAKYKSISSSFSIVLKEQGVRGFFRGWAPTFLGYSAQGAFKYGLYEVFKKEYTDMAGPEYAAKYKTLIYLAGSATAEVVADVALCPMEAVKVRVQTQPGYARGLRDGFPKIVRAEGYAGLFRGMVPLWGRQIPYTMMKFATYENIVEMAYRHLIPTPKEQCSKPLQLGVSFGSGYIAGVFCAAISHPADNLVSFLNNAKGATVGDAVKNLGLWGLFTRGLPLRIVMIGTLTGTQWVIYDSFKVMAGLPTTGGAPAAAPREEA from the exons ATGGCGTCGCGGCAGTCGCTGCTCCCGAGCTTCCTCTACGCGGCGTCCAGCGGCGCCGCCATGCCGGACGGGAGGGGCGCGCCCGTCGTCGCCAGGGCGCCGAGCGAGCCGCCGTTCGGGAAGATCGACATGTTCTCGCCGGCGTACTACGCGGCCTGCGGCTTCGGCGGCGCCGCCGCGTGCGGGCTCACGCACGCCGCCGTGACGCCGCTCGATGTCATCAAGTGCAACATCCAG ATCGACCCGGCCAAGTACAAGAGCATCTCCTCGTCGTTCAGCATCGTGCTCAAGGAGCAGGGCGTCCGAGGCTTCTTCCGGGGCTGGGCGCCCACGTTCCTGGGGTACAGCGCGCAGGGCGCGTTCAAGTACGGCCTGTACGAGGTGTTCAAGAAGGAGTACACCGACATGGCCGGCCCGGAGTACGCCGCCAAGTACAAGACCCTCATCTACCTCGCCGGCTCGGCCACCGCCGAGGTCGTCGCCGACGTCGCGCTCTGCCCCATGGAGGCCGTCAAGGTGCGGGTGCAGACGCAGCCCGGCTACGCCAGGGGCCTGCGCGACGGATTCCCCAAGATCGTCAGGGCCGAAGGCTATGCAGG GCTGTTCAGAGGAATGGTTCCTCTTTGGGGGCGACAGATTCCTT ACACCATGATGAAGTTCGCAACCTACGAGAACATCGTGGAGATGGCGTACAGGCacctcatccccacccccaaggaGCAGTGCAGCAAGCCTCTGCAGCTCGGGGTGAGCTTCGGGAGCGGCTACATCGCCGGAGTCTTCTGCGCCGCCATCTCGCACCCCGCCGACAACCTGGTCTCCTTCCTCAACAATGCCAAGGGCGCCACCGTCGGAGAC GCTGTCAAGAACCTCGGCCTCTGGGGACTCTTCACGCGGGGCCTTCCGCTCCGCATCGTCATGATCGGCACACTGACCGGCACCCAGTGGGTGATCTATGATTCCTTCAAAGTCATGGCTGGACT GCCAACAACCGGTGGGGCTCCTGCTGCTGCCCCAAGGGAAGAAGCCTAA
- the LOC123121720 gene encoding G-type lectin S-receptor-like serine/threonine-protein kinase At5g35370, whose protein sequence is MAADAAAPSRTLPACLLLLLPLLLSPRAADAGPLAAGLVYPDFTASNYEYIDTRGAFLESNNGAFRAAVHNPGKQLASFYLAVLHAPTGTPVWSANRDAPTGSSGRVQLSARGLSVTDADGATVLWSTTPRAPIAALCLRDDGNLQLLDARNATLWQSFDDATDALLPGQQLRPGAYLTSGRSPSDFARGDYRLAVSASDVALTWQGSTYWRLSNDLRSFKDRNAAAASMSFNSSGLFVVAADGGLVFRVDLAPADFRVLKLGHDGRLRVTSYALVNSSAPLGGDFVAPATDCELPLQCPSLGLCAAAGNSSTCTCPPLFAASVKVSGGCTPGDGSAVASPDSCRTNSSASSVSYLALKPKIAYSATRYDAPTTTGVNRTACRALCTANCTCLGYFHDNSSTTCYLIGGRQLGSLHWSTRAAPALGYIKTINSATRAGNNKGGSSLASRSLPIILPCVAAFLLIIVVAWYSLWWRRKRKSGKKSKGKNSASKNVNLGLQNPRSRGTSYDEDPDDDDIVIPGMPARFSYEEIGSMTAGFETKVGSGGFGSVYKGELPAGEGLVAVKRLEAVGIQAKREFCTEIAVIGNIRHVNLVRLRGFCAEGSRRLLVYEYMNRSSLDRSLFGAMGAPVLEWGERMEVALGAARGLAYLHTGCDQKIVHCDVKPENILLADGGQVKVSDFGLAKLMSPEHSAIFTTMRGTRGYLAPEWLSNAPISDRADVYSFGMVLLELVHGRKNRGEQEQANNTGAAVGDRSAFPSPSGHSSTMTSSTMSGGTSGGDDDYFPMVALELHEQGRYLDLVDRRLEGRVSDAEVARAVRLALCCLHEDPAQRPSMAAVVRVLEGSVPPPEPRGDALGFLRLYGRGYGMPAPVTGMAATSGSAGGAATHGWSTSATAGSQLDVSLQDTSAPR, encoded by the coding sequence ATGGCCGCGGATGCCGCCGCTCCCTCCCGCACTCTCCCCGCgtgcctgctcctcctcctccccctcctcctctcaccGCGCGCGGCGGACGCGGGCCCCCTAGCGGCGGGGCTCGTGTACCCAGACTTCACCGCCTCTAACTACGAGTACATCGACACGCGCGGCGCGTTCCTCGAGTCCAACAACGGCGCGTTCAGGGCGGCCGTGCACAACCCGGGCAAGCAGCTGGCCAGCTTCTACCTCGCCGTGCTGCACGCGCCGACCGGCACGCCGGTCTGGTCCGCCAACCGCGACGCGCCGACGGGGTCGTCCGGCCGCGTCCAGCTCTCCGCGCGCGGGCTCTCCGTGACGGACGCGGATGGCGCGACGGTGCTCTGGTCGACGACGCCGCGGGCGCCCATCGCGGCGCTCTGCCTGCGGGACGACGGGAACCTGCAGCTGCTGGACGCGCGGAACGCGACGCTGTGGCAGTCGTTCGACGACGCCACCGACGCGCTGCTCCCGGGGCAGCAGCTGCGCCCCGGCGCGTACCTGACGTCGGGGAGGAGCCCCAGTGATTTTGCCCGGGGGGACTACCGGCTCGCCGTGTCCGCGTCGGACGTGGCGTTGACGTGGCAGGGGTCCACGTACTGGCGGCTGTCGAACGACCTCCGCTCCTTCAAGGACCGCAACGCCGCCGCGGCGTCGATGTCGTTCAACTCGTCGGGGCTGTTCGTGGTCGCCGCCGACGGCGGGCTGGTGTTCCGGGTGGACCTCGCGCCGGCTGATTTCCGCGTGCTTAAGCTGGGGCACGACGGGCGGCTGCGCGTCACGAGCTACGCGCTGGTGAACTCCTCCGCGCCCCTCGGCGGCGACTTCGTGGCGCCGGCAACCGACTGCGAGCTCCCGCTGCAGTGTCCGTCCCTCGGGCTCTGCGCTGCGGCGGGCAACAGCTCGACCTGCACGTGCCCTCCGCTCTTCGCCGCCTCCGTGAAGGTGTCCGGTGGGTGCACGCCGGGGGACGGCTCCGCGGTCGCGTCGCCGGACTCGTGCCGGACCAACAGCAGCGCATCTTCCGTTTCTTACCTCGCCCTCAAGCCGAAGATCGCCTACTCCGCCACCAGGTACGACGCCCCAACGACGACAGGCGTCAACCGCACCGCGTGCCGCGCCCTCTGCACCGCGAACTGCACATGCCTCGGCTACTTCCACGACAACTCCTCCACGACTTGCTACTTGATCGGAGGAAGGCAGCTCGGTTCGCTCCATTGGAGCACTCGTGCTGCACCGGCGTTGGGATACATTAAGACCATCAATTCGGCGACCAGAGCTGGAAATAACAAAGGCGGCTCTTCGTTGGCGAGCCGCTCTTTGCCGATCATACTGCCATGTGTTGCAGCGTTTCTTCTCATCATCGTCGTCGCATGGTACTCGTTGtggtggaggaggaagaggaagagtggGAAGAAAAGCAAGGGCAAGAACTCCGCGTCGAAGAATGTGAATTTGGGCCTCCAAAATCCGCGGTCGAGGGGCACGAGCTACGACGAGGATCCCGACGACGACGACATCGTCATACCGGGCATGCCGGCGCGGTTTAGCTACGAGGAGATCGGGTCGATGACCGCAGGCTTCGAAACAAAGGTGGGCTCCGGCGGGTTCGGCTCCGTGTACAAAGGGGAGCTTCCAGCCGGCGAGGGGCTCGTCGCGGTGAAGAGACTGGAGGCCGTTGGCATTCAGGCCAAGCGGGAGTTCTGCACGGAGATCGCCGTCATCGGCAACATCCGGCACGTCAACCTCGTCCGCCTCCGCGGGTTCTGCGCGGAGGGCTCGCGCCGGCTGCTCGTGTACGAGTACATGAACCGCAGTTCGCTTGACCGATCGCTGTTCGGCGCCATGGGAGCGCCGGTGCTGGAGTGGGGGGAGCGCATGGAGGTGGCGCTCGGTGCGGCGCGCGGGCTCGCGTACTTGCACACCGGGTGCGACCAGAAGATCGTGCACTGCGACGTCAAGCCGGAGAACATCTTGCTGGCGGACGGCGGGCAGGTGAAGGTCTCGGACTTTGGCCTCGCGAAGCTGATGTCGCCGGAGCACTCGGCGATCTTCACCACCATGCGCGGCACACGCGGATACCTCGCGCCAGAGTGGCTCAGCAACGCGCCGATCTCGGACCGCGCAGACGTGTACAGCTTCGGCATGGTGCTGCTCGAGCTGGTGCACGGGAGGAAGAACCGGGGCGAGCAGGAGCAGGCCAACAACACCGGCGCCGCGGTCGGCGACCGCTCGGCCTTTCCGTCCCCGTCCGGCCATAGCAGCACGATGACGTCGTCGACGATGAGCGGCGGCACCAGCGGTGGCGACGACGATTACTTCCCGATGGTGGCGCTGGAGCTCCACGAGCAAGGGAGATACCTGGACCTCGTCGACCGGCGGTTGGAGGGGCGGGTGAGCGATGCCGAAGTCGCGCGCGCCGTGCGCCTCGCGCTGTGCTGCCTGCACGAGGACCCCGCGCAGCGGCCCAGCATGGCCGCGGTGGTGAGGGTGCTGGAAGGCAGcgtgccgccgccggagccccgggGCGACGCGCTCGGCTTCCTGCGGCTCTACGGGAGGGGCTACGGCATGCCGGCCCCGGTCACGGGCATGGCTGCCACGTCGGGGTCAGCTGGCGGCGCGGCAACCCATGGATGGTCCACGTCGGCTACCGCCGGCTCGCAGCTGGACGTGTCATTGCAGGACACGTCGGCGCCAAGATAG
- the LOC123124898 gene encoding uncharacterized protein, translating into MPELSTVVYQEPVVFDLSEPPILAVDQQGVVFESQCSNSSTPHPAGVCTQESKNATAKLKAVLEEEEEGYQGFEAYEDSDANASDEDAQIGNDHHYMGDDEDVEVEEGKRQRELEVQEEESDDEQSEEEEMLHYEGDTEVEEPFEVEEDRTFEEEEETIVEPVKKKHKLPVRRGPTTRSHSSKLPEVEPDFRPSSSDEEEKGLLRESDDDGFEPAPFVLPKKRKSRAKKRPARKWYNEKMEQPHEQLCMKLCFRDQHQFRDALLNLHITQARNFKYHRNSDQRIIVQCPDKQCQFFMVAAVIKGEKTFVIKKMRLEHTCPSTTETTRVSAKWLAQKYEHLFRSDITTGIQTIIDACMEKYGVDVPKCMAYRAKNIAIEAVLGDHKKQYPRLKDYAQTVMDTNPGSRVIVTTVTPVPNAKIPHPGPRFHAMFFCLNGAREGFLNGCRPFIGVDGCFIKLTTGAQLLAATGRDGNNNIYPLAFGIVG; encoded by the exons ATGCCAGAGTTGTCCACTGTGGTGTACCAAGAGCCTGTTGTTTTCGATCTGAGTGAGCCTCCTATCTTAGCTGTTGATCAGCAAGGAGTAGTTTTTGAGAGTCAATGTAGCAACTCTAGCACACCTCATCCTGCTGGTGTTTGCACACAAGAAAGCAAGAATGCAACAGCCAAGTTGAAAGCAgttttggaagaagaagaagagggatatcAAGGATTTGAGGCATATGAGGACAGTGATGCTAATGCCTCTGATGAGGATGCTCAAATTGGAAATGACCATCATTACATGGGTGATGATGAAGATGTAGAGGTGGAAGAGGGAAAGAGACAGAGAGAGCTAGAAGTACAAGAGGAAGAATCAGATGATGAGCAATCAGAAGAGGAAGAAATGctgcattatgagggtgacactgaAGTTGAGGAACCATTTGAGGTAGAGGAAGATAGGacttttgaagaagaagaagaaactataGTTGAACctgtgaagaagaagcataagCTACCAGTTAGAAGAGGACCAACAACTAGGTCACATTCTAGTAAGCTACCAGAGGTTGAACCTGATTTCAGACCATCCTCATCAGATGAAGAAGAGAAGGGGTTGTTGAGGGAGAGTGATGATGATGGTTTTGAGCCAGCCCCTTTTGTCCTACCAAAGAAAAGGAAGAGTAGGGCAAAGAAAAGGCCTGCTAGGAAGTGGTACAATGAGAAAATGGAGCAACCACATGAGCAACTGTGTATGAAGTTGTGTTTTAGGGATCAGCATCAATTCAGagatgctttgttgaatttgcacatCACTCAAGCCAGGAATTTTAAGTATCACAGGAATTCAGATCAGAGGATAATTGTTCAGTGTCCAGATAAACAATGCCAGTTCTTTATGGTGGCAGCAGTTATAAAAGGGGAGAAAACCTTTGTAATTAAGAAGATGAGACTAGAGCACACTTGCCCTAGTACCACTGAGACCACCAGGGTTAGTGCTAAGTGGCTAGCACAGAAATATGAGCATCTCTTCAGATCTGATATAACTACTGGTATTCAGACAAtaattgatgcatgcatggaaaaATATGGTGTAGATGTGCCCAAGTGCATGGCATATAGGGCAAAGAACATAGCTATTGAAGCTGTCTTAGGAGATCACAAGAAGCAATATCCTAGGCTTAAAGACTATGCTCAGACTGTCATGgatacaaaccctgggagtagagtAATAGTCACTACTGTTACTCCAGTACCAAATGCAAAAATACCCCACCCAGGCCCAAGATTCCATGCCATGTTCTTTTGCCtgaatggagcaagggaggggtttCTCAATGGGTGTAGGCCATTCATTG GTGTTGATGGATGCTTCATTAAGCTCACTACAGGAGCTCAACTCcttgctgccactggtagagatggcaacaacaacataTATCCATTGGCATTTGGCATAGTTGGATAA